A region of the Dreissena polymorpha isolate Duluth1 chromosome 6, UMN_Dpol_1.0, whole genome shotgun sequence genome:
taaatatatatatattgatataactcAGGTTTAAGTGTATCAAGATGTGATTTAGGCCTTACGGGTGACAATGTGTATATGACCAGTTATGCCAATAATAAGCTCCTCACCATGGCCGGTGAGGGGACACATCTGTAAGCATTAAGTGAGGTTGAACTGCGAAACCCAAATGCCCAAATGACACACGTACACCAGATGCTTATCTGGGCAGTTCAGCCCTACGCTATCATAAAGGTGGATAGTGAGGGCAGGAAGAAGTTAGTTACACTTAAACATGGAGTGAGGGCAGTCTTCTTGAAAATACTTAAAGCGAACATCATTGCGAGAATGTTGGACACACAATCCTGGTGTTTCAAGTTAAATAACTGCATGTGTGGACTTAAAACGATACATCATTGCGAGAATGTTGGGCACACAATCCTGGTGTTTCAAGTTAAATAACTGCATGTGTGGACTTAAAACGATATTAGTGGagaaagtatcatttgaaaatacaATCCATATAAAAATAAGTCATTAAAGAATACCATGTAAATGTTGTAACGTAACGTTATCAGTGTTTGATGAAAATATATCAAGTGAAACTATTTTGTGTTCTCGTCCGCTGCtatttttgtaaaatacattaaaaatatggtGACACATAAACATTACTACTTTTACAAGTAAAGTTACTTGCTAAATGTATGAACTGGTTTATATAATTTGACAGTGACATACTTAGTCATACCTTACTCAATTCCGGAGTAAGAGCTATGCGAACATATCACGCAGTTGTTTTGTTCTTCAAACTTTACATGCGTATAGTGtacgtgtttatttatttggatTTTGCCTCATTTAAGAGTATCACTCCAAATTAACCAAAACACATTGAATACACATAAGAATGTccataagttcaaaaatggtatttTTCCCGTAACAGCCCCCAATTGTTTCGTTAACTGTTGTACGATACATGATTTATTCCCCACTTATGTAAGGATGTTCAATGACAGACATCTTGCAAATATCCATTAATCATTtgtcatttatttaaatgttaaggtATTGAGCGAATAGTACGAATAAACCAAAAATGATCGAAAACTTAACATGGAATACAAAACAAACTTAAGTGTTGCAACAACCATTTAGGGTCGGTCGAGTTATCGGGAAAAAAATTTGTTTAGGCCTTAATTAACACAGATCTATTTGAAGCATATGTGACACAGCAAGTGATAAAGACCTTACAACATATTTGGCGATGAATCTCCACACAATAAAACCTAATTTCCCATGTTACATGCAGTGAGTGTACAAcctttatgatatttatagcaatcCTAATTAAACCGATGTACAGTGGTATCTTTCATAAAATTAAGTGTTGTTCTACAAAAGCATCTGTCAATATGTTTTTTCCATCTGATATTAAGTCTAAAAAGAACCTTTGTTCTTATGTTCTGTAAATGCCGAAAAGGCACGAGAACTTCCGAGTACTGCCGGCAATCACCAGGATCTGTAAGATGTTCCAAATGGTCCCGAGTGGAACATGTAGCCGTGGGGCGGACTTCCGGGACAGAGCGCATACATCGTCGTAGAGCCGTCTGTGGAACTGAAATAACACACACATGCGATATATGGTTGATGTGCTATGACTCTGCATCTTTGTTTAACGTTTCTTGGGGGAAATAAAAGTTAAGTGCGCCGTTAGAGTGCCGAGGGGTCAAACGTAGGCAATAATAAGTATTCATTAATCATAGAATTATAATGCTTGCTTTACATGTTTCCGTTGACAATATCTTATACGTTTTATTGGGGTAtgaagctaaaaattccccccccccaggGAGCAAAACGAATGACGAACTTATACGCGTATCCCAGCCCGCCGTCCGACGTCAAGAACACGCGCCCTAACTCCCCGAATGGAACACCTTCCTGTGCACGCGCCATCTCCGTGTTTATCTTGACCTGGCGCCTCTGTTCCGCCAGCTCGCCCATGGTCGCCAGCCGCACAGACATCCGGTTGAGGTTCGACTGTAGTTGATTCATACTGCGGTAGAAGTCCGGTCCCAGTGGCCCTGAAATCAATCGTTAAtctttaattatttatgacagTTTTTGTGCATAAAAAAGACAACGCTATGCTGCTCATTAATACTTAATTACGATATAAACTAAATTATCACTGAAGAATATATTCATATGACAAGATTTGAATGATTAAGTGATTTTTAGATTTGCGAAAGAATAGGTTGAAAAACAGATGGCTGCATAGTAGCTTTTTGAATTGTATACCTGAATTTATGAAATGATTTATTTACATATCGGTCTAATGACTTGAACATTTATCATTCTCGTTTGACATCCAGATGTACACTGTTTCAGTTGGGCGCATACAGTTTGCAATATTTTAGATATAATTGGAAAACtgctttatattattgttattattattattattattattattattattattattattattattattattattattattattattattattattattatttatttattttttattttttattattgttatagttattataaatattattataatttttctttttcttttttttaacacatttatatagcgcccttttcataccgtatgtgcgttcaaaggcgaattacatttttttacattatgtatCTCGATCGTATAAATATTCGTGTAGTAATTGTCATTCTTTGGCAATACTGCAAACTCACGTTCATTTTGGTATTGAGGACAATTATTGCATGACAGCCATGTAATATTTGCACGAgagattatttattttaacaacaaaaaacgaAATAATTTGTCATCAACAAAACATAACGTGGTggtaaacaatattaattaattaaaaaaaacacttcgtTTGTTAACGCTGGTAAAACACATACTAAGTACATTACATACTGTGTCTGACAACATCCTGAAAGGACGCTCGAGCTTGTACTTACACTGTCCTTGAGACCCGCAGACGAGTGTGCTTGTCAGAGCTAACCATAGGCAGACACGTGACATCTTGTAATCTAAAAACATAAACAGCATAAACAATTAATTCTACATTCCCAACTCCTACGCATTGGCCGTACTTTACTATTGTCCGACATGTTGTGTTAAGTTTAAAGTCTGAGGAGTTGAAGGTCGACCGTTTCATACCGGTCAAACCACAAACAAATCACTATCAAAAGTATACATGTTTGACGGTTTTTTCCATTGTCGAAATCGGACAAATATATTCTTATGCTTGCTTAAAAGGACATATCGACggcatttttcataaatatagcCAGTACTAAAGGAATTCCATATCTTCAAACTTTATACTATTTTTTTGCAATCTAAAACgatatatactactactactcctactactaca
Encoded here:
- the LOC127833740 gene encoding uncharacterized protein LOC127833740 isoform X4, with amino-acid sequence MSRVCLWLALTSTLVCGSQGQWPLGPDFYRSMNQLQSNLNRMSVRLATMGELAEQRRQVKINTEMARAQEGVPFGELGRVFLTSDGGLGYASTDGSTTMYALCPGSPPHGYMFHSGPFGTSYRSW
- the LOC127833740 gene encoding uncharacterized protein LOC127833740 isoform X2 — encoded protein: MSRVCLWLALTSTLVCGSQGQWPLGPDFYRSMNQLQSNLNRMSVRLATMGELAEQRRQVKINTEMARAQEGVPFGELGRVFLTSDGGLGYAYNSTDGSTTMYALCPGSPPHGYMFHSGPFGTSYRSW
- the LOC127833740 gene encoding uncharacterized protein LOC127833740 isoform X1, with protein sequence MVSSDKHTRLRVSRTVATGTGLLPQYESTTVEPQPDVCAAGDHGRAGGTEAPGQDKHGDGACTGRCSIRGVRARVLDVGRRAGIRFHRRLYDDVCALSRKSAPRLHVPLGTIWNILQILVIAGSTRKFSCLFGIYRT